Proteins encoded together in one Arvicanthis niloticus isolate mArvNil1 chromosome 7, mArvNil1.pat.X, whole genome shotgun sequence window:
- the Kiaa0232 gene encoding uncharacterized protein KIAA0232 homolog isoform X5 — MRPVCTVVVDGLPSESTSSSYPGPVSVSDMSLLHALGPVQTWLGQELEKCGIDAMIYSRYILSLLLHDSYDYDLQEQENDILGWEKGAYKKWGRSKKKCSDLTLEEMKKQAAVQCLRSASDESSGIETLVEELCCRLKDLQSEQEEKIHKKLEGSPSPEAELSPTAKDQVEMYYEAFPPLSEKPVCLQEIMTVWNKSKPCSYSSSSSSSTAPPASTDTSSPKDCNSESEAVRERSSAASIPMHEKAQSRSRHEKENKLSNSTIEEKPALYKKQIRHKPEGKIRPRSWSSGSSEAGSSSSGNQGELKASMKYVKVRHKAREIRNKKGRNGQSRQSLKHCGKAERGVHAGSGGSSSSSSSSNGSIRQLCKRGKRPAKDMGRSDSGNTAAKDLSLESRNNREYKEEPLWYTEPIAEYFVPLSRKSKLETTYRNREDTSALTAEAVEDLSDSVRGLCISNSNIHRTYLAAGTFIDGHFVEMPAVINEDIDLAGTSLCSLPEDNKYLDDIHLSELTHFYEVDIDQSMLDPGASETMQGESRILNMIRQKSKENTDFEAECCIVLDGMELQGERAIWTDSTSSVGAEGFFLQDLGNLAQFWECCSSSSGDADGESFGGDSPVRLSPILDSTILSSHMLAGNQEPFSNINEGSGINSCFSVFEVQCSNSVLPFSFETLNLGSEHTDSSTNMLGKTQSRLLIWTKNSAFEENEHCSNLSTRTCSPWSHSEEARSDNETLNMQFEESTQFTAEDINYVVPRVSSDFVDEELLDFLQDETRQQNSRTLGEIPTLVFKKRSKLESVCGIQLEQKAESKNFETTQACSESSPHGDGYSSGVIKDIWTKMVDRSSVAAVETERTGDELFSTDVNNYCCCLDTEAKMEALQEPSRAVQRSEYHLWEGQKENMEKRAFVSRELSKVDGGDYTTPSKPWDVAQDKENTFILGGVYGELKTFNSDGEWAVVPPGHTKGSLLQCAASDVVTIAGTDVFMTPGNSFAPGHRQLWKPFVSFEQNDMPKSGENGLNKGFSFIFHEDLLGACSNFQVEDPGLEYSFSSFDLSNPFSQVLHVECSFEPEGIASFSPSFKPKSILCSDSDSEVFHPRICGVDRTQYRAIRISPRTHFRPISASELSPGGGSESEFESEKDEANIPIPSQVDVFEDPQADLKPLEEDAEKEGHFYGKLELESGKFLPRLKKSGMEKSAQTSLDSQEEAAGILPVGKQSQCLECNFNESLEINLESSAANCKIMTQCEEEMNDFCSCKAGCQFPACEDNPVSSGQLEEIGKKENEERSKILPTTTIFLRFLVYKHALCLTSSKQFPVLNTDVQEITRNQEKQSWWEKALYSPLFPTSECEGVFCL, encoded by the exons ATGCGCCCTGTCTGCACAGTTGTTGTGGATGGTTTGCCATCTGAGAGCACCTCAAGTTCTTATCCAGGCCCTGTGTCTGTTTCTGACATGTCGCTGCTTCATGCATTGGGCCCAGTGCAAACCTGGCTGGGACAAGAGCTGGAGAAATGTGGCATTGATGCCATGATTTATTCTAGGTATATCCTCAGTCTTCTGCTGCATGACAGCTATGACTACGACCTGCAGGAACAG GAAAATGACATCTTGGGCTGGGAGAAAGGAGCTTATAAGAAATGgggaaggagtaagaagaagtgTTCCGATCTAACACTGGAGGAGATGAAAAAGCAGGCTGCTGTCCAGTGTCTGCGCTCTGCTTCTGATGAA AGCTCTGGGATTGAGACCTTAGTGGAGGAGCTCTGCTGCAGACTGAAAGACCTACAGAGTGAGCAAG AAGAGAAGATTCACAAAAAGTTAGAGGGTTCTCCTTCTCCAGAGGCAGAATTGTCCCCTACAGCAAAGGATCAAGTGGAAAT GTACTATGAAGCATTTCCACCACTTTCTGAGAAACCAGTTTGCCTGCAAGAGATCATGACCGTGTGGAACAAGTCCAAACCCTGTTCTTACTCTAGCTCCTCTTCGTCATCCACAGCCCCACCAGCAAGCACAGATACATCTTCTCCAAAGGACTGCAACAGTGAGAGTGAAGCCGTCAGAGAAAGAAGCAGTGCCGCCTCCATCCCCATGCACGAGAAAGCCCAAAGCAGGAGCAGACACGAGAAGGAAAACAAGTTGAGCAACAGTACCATTGAAGAAAAGCCTGCCTTGTACAAAAAGCAGATCCGACACAAACCTGAAGGGAAGATTCGCCCTCGCTCATGGTCATCCGGCTCTAGTGAAGCAGGCTCAAGTTCAAGTGGTAATCAGGGAGAATTAAAAGCATCCATGAAGTATGTTAAAGTCAGACACAAGGCACGAGAAATTCGAAACAAAAAAGGGCGGAATGGGCAAAGCAGGCAGTCCCTGAAGCATtgtgggaaggcagagagaggagtcCATGCAGGCAgcggaggcagcagcagcagcagcagcagcagcaatgggtCCATCAGGCAGCTGTGCAAGCGGGGTAAAAGACCAGCAAAGGACATGGGAAGGAGCGACTCTGGGAACACTGCAGCGAAAGACCTGTCTCTGGAGAGTAGAAACAACAGAGAGTACAAAGAAGAGCCACTGTGGTACACGGAGCCCATTGCcgagtattttgttcctctgaGTAGAAAGAGCAAACTAGAAACCACATACCGAAACAGGGAAGATACAAGTGCTCTgacagcagaggcagtggaagacCTGTCTGACTCTGTGCGTGGTCTGTGTATCAGCAACAGTAATATCCATAGAACATACCTCGCAGCAGGTACTTTCATTGATGGTCATTTTGTAGAAATGCCTGCAGTTATAAACGAGGATATTGACCTCGCTGGGACCTCATTATGTTCTCTACCAGAGGACAATAAATATCTGGATGATATTCATCTGTCAGAACTAACACACTTCTATGAAGTGGATATTGATCAATCCATGTTGGATCCTGGTGCCTCAGAAACAATGCAAGGAGAAAGTCGGATTTTGAATATGATTCGACAAAAAAGCAAGGAGAATACAGATTTTGAGGCAGAATGTTGCATAGTGTTAGATGGTATGGAGTTGCAAGGGGAACGTGCAATATGGACAGATTCTACCagctctgtgggtgctgagggcTTCTTCCTGCAAGACCTTGGCAACCTGGCTCAGTTTTGGGAGTGTTGTTCATCTAGTTCTGGTGATGCTGATGGAGAGAGTTTTGGAGGAGACTCTCCAGTTAGACTCTCGCCTATCTTGGACAGCACGATACTCAGTTCACACATGCTTGCTGGCAATCAAGAGCCCTTTTCCAATATTAATGAAGGATCTGGTATAAACTCTTGTTTTTCAGTATTTGAAGTGCAATGCAGTAATTCTGTTTTaccattttcttttgaaacactCAACTTGGGAAGTGAACATACAGATTCTAGTACTAATATGCTGGGGAAAACACAGTCTAGATTGCTAATATGGACCAAAAATAGTGCCTTTGAAGAAAACGAACACTGTTCTAATCTTTCAACAAGAACTTGTAGTCCGTGGTCCCATTCAGAAGAAGCACGCTCGGACAACGAGACGCTAAACATGCAGTTTGAAGAATCAACACAGTTTACTGCAGAAGATATTAATTATGTGGTTCCCAGAGTCTCGTCAGATTTTGTAGATGAAGAACTTCTAGATTTTTTGCAGGATGAAACTCGCCAGCAAAACAGTAGAACTTTAGGAGAAATTCCTACATTAGTTTTCAAAAAAAGATCTAAGCTAGAATCTGTGTGTGGTATTCAGCTAgaacaaaaggcagaaagcaagaACTTTGAAACTACACAAGCATGTAGTGAAAGCAGTCCACATGGAGATGGCTACAGCTCAGGGGTTATTAAAGACATTTGGACAAAGATGGTAGATAGGAGTTCTGTGGCTgcagtagagacagagagaactgggGACGAGTTGTTTTCCACAGATGTAAATAACTACTGCTGCTGTTTGGACACTGAGGCTAAGATGGAAGCCCTTCAAGAGCCTAGTAGGGCTGTGCAGAGATCAGAGTATCATCTctgggagggacagaaggagaaCATGGAGAAAAGAGCTTTTGTCTCTAGGGAGCTGTCCAAGGTGGATGGTGGCGATTACACCACACCCTCTAAACCTTGGGATGTGGCCCAAGATAAAGAGAACACATTCATTCTTGGAGGAGTTTATGGAGAGCTCAAAACGTTCAACAGTGATGGGGAGTGGGCAGTTGTACCACCTGGTCACACAAAAGGGAGCTTGCTACAGTGTGCAGCCTCTGATGTGGTGACAATCGCTGGTACAGATGTCTTTATGACCCCTGGAAACAGCTTTGCTCCTGGTCACAGGCAGCTCTGGAAGCCCTTCGTGTCATTTGAACAGAATGACATGCCGAAGAGCGGGGAAAATGGATTAAACAAGGggttttcttttatcttccatGAAGACTTGCTAGGAGCCTGCAGTAACTTTCAAGTTGAAGATCCTGGGCTTGAATACTCATTCTCTTCCTTTGACCTAAGCAACCCCTTCTCACAAGTTCTCCATGTAGAGTGCTCATTTGAACCAGAAGGGATTGCATCTTTTAGCCCCAGTTTCAAGCCGAAATCAATCCTCTGCTCTGATTCAGACAGTGAGGTTTTTCACCCGAGAATATGTGGTGTCGACAGGACACAGTACAGGGCTATTCGAATCTCTCCCCGAACTCACTTTCGCCCAATTTCTGCATCTGAACTATCCCCTGGAGGAGGAAGTGAGTCAGAATTTGAATCTGAAAAAGATGAAGCAAATATTCCCATTCCTTCTCAAGTTGATGTATTTGAAGACCCACAAGCAGATCTCAAACCTTTAGAAgaagatgcagagaaagaaggtCACTTCTATGGAAAGTTAGAGCTGGAGTCTGGGAAGTTTCTGCCCAGGTTAAAAAAATCTGGAATGGAGAAAAGTGCTCAGACATCACTGGATTCCCAGGAGGAGGCAGCTGGGATTCTGCCAGTAGGAAAACAGAGTCAGTGTTTAGAATGTAACTTTAATGAATCTCTGGAAATAAATTTAGAAAGCTCAGCAGCAAACTGTAAAATAATGACACAATGTGAAGaggaaatgaatgatttttgCAGTTGCAAAGCAGGTTGTCAGTTCCCTGCTTGTGAAGATAATCCAGTTTCTTCAGGACAACTGGAAGAG attgggaagaaagaaaatgaggaaagaagcAAGATTCTACCTACTACTACCATATTCCTTCGCTTTCTA
- the Kiaa0232 gene encoding uncharacterized protein KIAA0232 homolog isoform X2 — protein sequence MRPVCTVVVDGLPSESTSSSYPGPVSVSDMSLLHALGPVQTWLGQELEKCGIDAMIYSRYILSLLLHDSYDYDLQEQENDILGWEKGAYKKWGRSKKKCSDLTLEEMKKQAAVQCLRSASDESSGIETLVEELCCRLKDLQSEQEEKIHKKLEGSPSPEAELSPTAKDQVEMYYEAFPPLSEKPVCLQEIMTVWNKSKPCSYSSSSSSSTAPPASTDTSSPKDCNSESEAVRERSSAASIPMHEKAQSRSRHEKENKLSNSTIEEKPALYKKQIRHKPEGKIRPRSWSSGSSEAGSSSSGNQGELKASMKYVKVRHKAREIRNKKGRNGQSRQSLKHCGKAERGVHAGSGGSSSSSSSSNGSIRQLCKRGKRPAKDMGRSDSGNTAAKDLSLESRNNREYKEEPLWYTEPIAEYFVPLSRKSKLETTYRNREDTSALTAEAVEDLSDSVRGLCISNSNIHRTYLAAGTFIDGHFVEMPAVINEDIDLAGTSLCSLPEDNKYLDDIHLSELTHFYEVDIDQSMLDPGASETMQGESRILNMIRQKSKENTDFEAECCIVLDGMELQGERAIWTDSTSSVGAEGFFLQDLGNLAQFWECCSSSSGDADGESFGGDSPVRLSPILDSTILSSHMLAGNQEPFSNINEGSGINSCFSVFEVQCSNSVLPFSFETLNLGSEHTDSSTNMLGKTQSRLLIWTKNSAFEENEHCSNLSTRTCSPWSHSEEARSDNETLNMQFEESTQFTAEDINYVVPRVSSDFVDEELLDFLQDETRQQNSRTLGEIPTLVFKKRSKLESVCGIQLEQKAESKNFETTQACSESSPHGDGYSSGVIKDIWTKMVDRSSVAAVETERTGDELFSTDVNNYCCCLDTEAKMEALQEPSRAVQRSEYHLWEGQKENMEKRAFVSRELSKVDGGDYTTPSKPWDVAQDKENTFILGGVYGELKTFNSDGEWAVVPPGHTKGSLLQCAASDVVTIAGTDVFMTPGNSFAPGHRQLWKPFVSFEQNDMPKSGENGLNKGFSFIFHEDLLGACSNFQVEDPGLEYSFSSFDLSNPFSQVLHVECSFEPEGIASFSPSFKPKSILCSDSDSEVFHPRICGVDRTQYRAIRISPRTHFRPISASELSPGGGSESEFESEKDEANIPIPSQVDVFEDPQADLKPLEEDAEKEGHFYGKLELESGKFLPRLKKSGMEKSAQTSLDSQEEAAGILPVGKQSQCLECNFNESLEINLESSAANCKIMTQCEEEMNDFCSCKAGCQFPACEDNPVSSGQLEEIGKKENEERSKILPTTTIFLRFLFPVLNTDVQEITRNQEKQSWWEKALYSPLFPTSECEECYTNAKGENGIEEYPDAKETPSREERLLDFNRVSSVYEARCTGERGSETKPNGLHRKLCSSTSSDTGDTGDTGSEAGGEWVGPSREELFSRTHL from the exons ATGCGCCCTGTCTGCACAGTTGTTGTGGATGGTTTGCCATCTGAGAGCACCTCAAGTTCTTATCCAGGCCCTGTGTCTGTTTCTGACATGTCGCTGCTTCATGCATTGGGCCCAGTGCAAACCTGGCTGGGACAAGAGCTGGAGAAATGTGGCATTGATGCCATGATTTATTCTAGGTATATCCTCAGTCTTCTGCTGCATGACAGCTATGACTACGACCTGCAGGAACAG GAAAATGACATCTTGGGCTGGGAGAAAGGAGCTTATAAGAAATGgggaaggagtaagaagaagtgTTCCGATCTAACACTGGAGGAGATGAAAAAGCAGGCTGCTGTCCAGTGTCTGCGCTCTGCTTCTGATGAA AGCTCTGGGATTGAGACCTTAGTGGAGGAGCTCTGCTGCAGACTGAAAGACCTACAGAGTGAGCAAG AAGAGAAGATTCACAAAAAGTTAGAGGGTTCTCCTTCTCCAGAGGCAGAATTGTCCCCTACAGCAAAGGATCAAGTGGAAAT GTACTATGAAGCATTTCCACCACTTTCTGAGAAACCAGTTTGCCTGCAAGAGATCATGACCGTGTGGAACAAGTCCAAACCCTGTTCTTACTCTAGCTCCTCTTCGTCATCCACAGCCCCACCAGCAAGCACAGATACATCTTCTCCAAAGGACTGCAACAGTGAGAGTGAAGCCGTCAGAGAAAGAAGCAGTGCCGCCTCCATCCCCATGCACGAGAAAGCCCAAAGCAGGAGCAGACACGAGAAGGAAAACAAGTTGAGCAACAGTACCATTGAAGAAAAGCCTGCCTTGTACAAAAAGCAGATCCGACACAAACCTGAAGGGAAGATTCGCCCTCGCTCATGGTCATCCGGCTCTAGTGAAGCAGGCTCAAGTTCAAGTGGTAATCAGGGAGAATTAAAAGCATCCATGAAGTATGTTAAAGTCAGACACAAGGCACGAGAAATTCGAAACAAAAAAGGGCGGAATGGGCAAAGCAGGCAGTCCCTGAAGCATtgtgggaaggcagagagaggagtcCATGCAGGCAgcggaggcagcagcagcagcagcagcagcagcaatgggtCCATCAGGCAGCTGTGCAAGCGGGGTAAAAGACCAGCAAAGGACATGGGAAGGAGCGACTCTGGGAACACTGCAGCGAAAGACCTGTCTCTGGAGAGTAGAAACAACAGAGAGTACAAAGAAGAGCCACTGTGGTACACGGAGCCCATTGCcgagtattttgttcctctgaGTAGAAAGAGCAAACTAGAAACCACATACCGAAACAGGGAAGATACAAGTGCTCTgacagcagaggcagtggaagacCTGTCTGACTCTGTGCGTGGTCTGTGTATCAGCAACAGTAATATCCATAGAACATACCTCGCAGCAGGTACTTTCATTGATGGTCATTTTGTAGAAATGCCTGCAGTTATAAACGAGGATATTGACCTCGCTGGGACCTCATTATGTTCTCTACCAGAGGACAATAAATATCTGGATGATATTCATCTGTCAGAACTAACACACTTCTATGAAGTGGATATTGATCAATCCATGTTGGATCCTGGTGCCTCAGAAACAATGCAAGGAGAAAGTCGGATTTTGAATATGATTCGACAAAAAAGCAAGGAGAATACAGATTTTGAGGCAGAATGTTGCATAGTGTTAGATGGTATGGAGTTGCAAGGGGAACGTGCAATATGGACAGATTCTACCagctctgtgggtgctgagggcTTCTTCCTGCAAGACCTTGGCAACCTGGCTCAGTTTTGGGAGTGTTGTTCATCTAGTTCTGGTGATGCTGATGGAGAGAGTTTTGGAGGAGACTCTCCAGTTAGACTCTCGCCTATCTTGGACAGCACGATACTCAGTTCACACATGCTTGCTGGCAATCAAGAGCCCTTTTCCAATATTAATGAAGGATCTGGTATAAACTCTTGTTTTTCAGTATTTGAAGTGCAATGCAGTAATTCTGTTTTaccattttcttttgaaacactCAACTTGGGAAGTGAACATACAGATTCTAGTACTAATATGCTGGGGAAAACACAGTCTAGATTGCTAATATGGACCAAAAATAGTGCCTTTGAAGAAAACGAACACTGTTCTAATCTTTCAACAAGAACTTGTAGTCCGTGGTCCCATTCAGAAGAAGCACGCTCGGACAACGAGACGCTAAACATGCAGTTTGAAGAATCAACACAGTTTACTGCAGAAGATATTAATTATGTGGTTCCCAGAGTCTCGTCAGATTTTGTAGATGAAGAACTTCTAGATTTTTTGCAGGATGAAACTCGCCAGCAAAACAGTAGAACTTTAGGAGAAATTCCTACATTAGTTTTCAAAAAAAGATCTAAGCTAGAATCTGTGTGTGGTATTCAGCTAgaacaaaaggcagaaagcaagaACTTTGAAACTACACAAGCATGTAGTGAAAGCAGTCCACATGGAGATGGCTACAGCTCAGGGGTTATTAAAGACATTTGGACAAAGATGGTAGATAGGAGTTCTGTGGCTgcagtagagacagagagaactgggGACGAGTTGTTTTCCACAGATGTAAATAACTACTGCTGCTGTTTGGACACTGAGGCTAAGATGGAAGCCCTTCAAGAGCCTAGTAGGGCTGTGCAGAGATCAGAGTATCATCTctgggagggacagaaggagaaCATGGAGAAAAGAGCTTTTGTCTCTAGGGAGCTGTCCAAGGTGGATGGTGGCGATTACACCACACCCTCTAAACCTTGGGATGTGGCCCAAGATAAAGAGAACACATTCATTCTTGGAGGAGTTTATGGAGAGCTCAAAACGTTCAACAGTGATGGGGAGTGGGCAGTTGTACCACCTGGTCACACAAAAGGGAGCTTGCTACAGTGTGCAGCCTCTGATGTGGTGACAATCGCTGGTACAGATGTCTTTATGACCCCTGGAAACAGCTTTGCTCCTGGTCACAGGCAGCTCTGGAAGCCCTTCGTGTCATTTGAACAGAATGACATGCCGAAGAGCGGGGAAAATGGATTAAACAAGGggttttcttttatcttccatGAAGACTTGCTAGGAGCCTGCAGTAACTTTCAAGTTGAAGATCCTGGGCTTGAATACTCATTCTCTTCCTTTGACCTAAGCAACCCCTTCTCACAAGTTCTCCATGTAGAGTGCTCATTTGAACCAGAAGGGATTGCATCTTTTAGCCCCAGTTTCAAGCCGAAATCAATCCTCTGCTCTGATTCAGACAGTGAGGTTTTTCACCCGAGAATATGTGGTGTCGACAGGACACAGTACAGGGCTATTCGAATCTCTCCCCGAACTCACTTTCGCCCAATTTCTGCATCTGAACTATCCCCTGGAGGAGGAAGTGAGTCAGAATTTGAATCTGAAAAAGATGAAGCAAATATTCCCATTCCTTCTCAAGTTGATGTATTTGAAGACCCACAAGCAGATCTCAAACCTTTAGAAgaagatgcagagaaagaaggtCACTTCTATGGAAAGTTAGAGCTGGAGTCTGGGAAGTTTCTGCCCAGGTTAAAAAAATCTGGAATGGAGAAAAGTGCTCAGACATCACTGGATTCCCAGGAGGAGGCAGCTGGGATTCTGCCAGTAGGAAAACAGAGTCAGTGTTTAGAATGTAACTTTAATGAATCTCTGGAAATAAATTTAGAAAGCTCAGCAGCAAACTGTAAAATAATGACACAATGTGAAGaggaaatgaatgatttttgCAGTTGCAAAGCAGGTTGTCAGTTCCCTGCTTGTGAAGATAATCCAGTTTCTTCAGGACAACTGGAAGAG attgggaagaaagaaaatgaggaaagaagcAAGATTCTACCTACTACTACCATATTCCTTCGCTTTCTA